The Candidatus Saccharibacteria bacterium genome has a segment encoding these proteins:
- the der gene encoding ribosome biogenesis GTPase Der — protein sequence MSKIPIVAIIGRANVGKSSIFNRLVGYKQAIVADEAGTTRDSVTARVKLTDSHTIRLVDTAGLKPAEDEFEASIQEQIEEATQAADLILMTVDGTTILTDEDRRVAKTALKSNTPVIMLINKADRGKKIDFNEFNKTGIKDLFAVSAIHGIGFDQLVKRLTEKLPRAKQEVSDSISVALIGRPNVGKSYLFNALAKKQQAIVANIAGTTRDVNRTELKYKGKEIRLLDTAGIRRPGKIQRGIEKFSVLRTMAAIDEADICMLLMDVNELNVSMDQKLAGIIADSGKGLILTVSKWDTLEDKDAYSQNNIGGWVGRNYQHVPWAQLMFTSAETGQNVNTIFEQVLELHERMNQKLETKDLNKLLRKVVQHHPPAGPAGRKIYPKLKYAVQTSVKPQEVTIHGKNAKVLHWSYKRYVEKAIRENWNLSGVPLKIWLKNDKDREMDK from the coding sequence ATGAGTAAAATTCCTATAGTCGCTATTATTGGCCGTGCAAATGTTGGTAAGTCCAGCATTTTTAATCGCTTGGTTGGCTACAAGCAGGCCATTGTCGCCGACGAAGCAGGCACAACGCGAGACAGCGTCACAGCCCGCGTAAAGCTAACTGATAGCCATACCATTCGCTTAGTCGATACTGCAGGCTTAAAGCCAGCAGAGGACGAGTTTGAGGCTTCTATTCAAGAGCAAATTGAGGAAGCTACTCAGGCCGCAGATTTAATTTTAATGACTGTCGACGGGACGACGATTTTAACAGATGAAGATCGCCGAGTTGCCAAGACCGCACTTAAATCTAACACCCCCGTTATAATGCTTATAAACAAAGCTGATCGCGGTAAAAAAATTGACTTTAATGAATTTAATAAAACTGGCATAAAAGACTTGTTTGCAGTGTCGGCCATCCACGGAATTGGTTTTGACCAGCTAGTAAAACGACTGACTGAAAAACTACCACGAGCCAAGCAAGAAGTGTCCGACTCAATTAGCGTTGCCTTAATCGGCCGCCCAAACGTTGGTAAGTCATACCTATTTAATGCCCTCGCTAAAAAACAACAGGCAATTGTCGCTAACATCGCTGGAACAACCCGCGACGTGAATAGAACCGAGCTGAAGTACAAAGGTAAAGAAATTCGGCTCCTTGATACAGCTGGGATTCGTCGCCCAGGCAAGATTCAGAGAGGCATTGAGAAATTCAGTGTTCTTAGAACCATGGCAGCTATCGACGAGGCTGATATTTGTATGCTTTTGATGGATGTCAATGAACTTAATGTCAGTATGGACCAAAAGCTCGCTGGAATAATTGCTGACAGCGGCAAAGGGTTGATATTGACTGTTAGTAAATGGGACACGTTAGAAGACAAAGACGCCTACAGCCAAAACAATATCGGCGGTTGGGTAGGGCGTAACTACCAGCACGTGCCGTGGGCGCAATTAATGTTTACCAGCGCCGAGACAGGGCAGAACGTAAATACAATATTCGAGCAAGTTCTAGAACTGCACGAGCGTATGAATCAAAAACTAGAAACCAAAGACCTTAATAAGCTACTGCGAAAAGTCGTACAGCATCACCCACCAGCAGGACCAGCTGGCAGAAAAATTTACCCTAAGCTTAAATACGCCGTTCAAACCAGCGTAAAACCGCAAGAAGTAACAATCCACGGCAAAAACGCGAAAGTGCTGCACTGGAGCTACAAACGCTATGTCGAAAAAGCTATTCGTGAAAACTGGAATCTAAGTGGCGTACCGCTTAAGATTTGGCTTAAGAATGATAAAGATAGAGAGATGGATAAATAG
- the topA gene encoding type I DNA topoisomerase has translation MSKNLVIVESPAKAKTIEKYLGKDYKVLSSFGHIRDLPKKGMSVDIENDFEPTYEVNADKKKTVSALKKAVKEAETVWLASDEDREGEAIAWHLKEALKLKDASTKRITFHEITKPAIETAIKNPRDIDYHRVDAQQARRVLDRVVGYELSPLLWRKVQPGLSAGRVQSVAVRLVVEREREIQAHEPETSFKTSAVFAADGEEIQAKTKDFASKEEAKIFLETAAQSDYTVQSVEKKPGKRNPSPPFTTSSLQQTASSLIGFSPRQTMRLAQGLYEAGHITYMRTDSLNLSDQALTQAEKIITSEFGSNYHHRRTFKTKSKGAQEAHEAIRPTNLAATSAGKDERERKLYQLIRERALASQMAPAATEKTTLVLGAANVAPDFIAKGEVVTFPGFLAVQSRRKDDSLLPDLTEGQAVDLVTAESTETLSRGPARYTEASLIKALEERGIGRPTTYAPTISTIQDRKYVEKRDVIGEETEISVLKLADKTVSLETAKKEVGGDKNKLVPTTIATIVTDFLTKHIDDVVDYDFTAKLEAEFDEIAEGKAQWKSVLKNFYKGFHDDVEKAADVSRKEASQARTLGTDPKSGKPVIARLGRYGPMVQIGEAEDEEKPKFAPLPDGANLETVTLEQALKGFDLPRTVGKTADGEEIIANKGRFGPYVKYGSTYVNIKDYDPFTIDETTANELIAAHKEKLAKQLIKDFKNGIQIKDGRFGPYITDGKTNAKVPKDVEPSDIDLEKAKELLEARKKAGPKKKAKNTKKKKTK, from the coding sequence ATGTCAAAGAACCTCGTTATAGTAGAATCACCAGCCAAGGCTAAAACTATCGAGAAATATCTCGGTAAAGATTACAAAGTATTGTCCAGCTTTGGGCATATTCGTGATTTACCAAAAAAGGGCATGTCTGTTGATATCGAAAATGATTTTGAACCAACCTATGAAGTTAATGCTGATAAGAAAAAAACTGTCAGTGCGCTTAAAAAAGCCGTAAAAGAGGCAGAAACCGTATGGCTCGCCAGCGATGAAGACCGTGAAGGAGAGGCGATTGCCTGGCACTTAAAAGAGGCTTTAAAGCTTAAAGACGCCAGCACTAAACGAATCACGTTCCACGAAATCACTAAGCCGGCAATTGAAACCGCCATTAAAAACCCGCGTGATATCGACTACCACCGCGTCGACGCCCAACAAGCTCGGCGAGTTCTTGACAGGGTAGTAGGCTACGAGCTTTCACCGCTACTGTGGCGTAAAGTCCAGCCCGGTTTAAGTGCGGGTCGAGTCCAGTCAGTTGCCGTGCGGTTGGTTGTAGAACGCGAGCGCGAAATTCAAGCTCACGAACCAGAAACCAGTTTCAAAACATCTGCTGTATTTGCGGCTGACGGGGAAGAGATTCAAGCGAAAACTAAAGACTTTGCGTCAAAAGAAGAAGCAAAGATATTTCTAGAAACCGCTGCTCAGTCCGACTACACCGTACAATCAGTTGAAAAAAAGCCCGGCAAACGCAACCCGAGTCCGCCGTTTACCACATCGAGCCTGCAGCAAACTGCCAGTAGTCTGATTGGTTTCAGCCCACGACAAACAATGCGACTCGCTCAAGGCCTCTACGAAGCTGGTCATATCACCTACATGCGTACAGATTCACTAAATCTAAGTGATCAAGCCTTAACGCAAGCTGAAAAGATTATTACCAGTGAATTTGGCAGCAACTATCATCACCGCCGCACCTTTAAGACCAAGTCCAAAGGCGCTCAAGAAGCTCACGAAGCAATTAGGCCCACTAATTTAGCCGCTACCTCAGCAGGCAAAGACGAACGCGAACGCAAGCTCTACCAACTTATTCGCGAGCGCGCACTTGCCAGCCAAATGGCGCCAGCCGCTACTGAAAAAACTACACTTGTACTTGGAGCCGCTAATGTGGCACCAGATTTTATTGCAAAAGGCGAAGTCGTGACATTCCCTGGCTTTCTAGCAGTACAAAGTCGCCGCAAAGACGACTCTCTACTACCAGACTTAACAGAAGGCCAAGCCGTTGATCTTGTAACAGCTGAAAGCACTGAAACCCTTAGCCGTGGTCCTGCTCGCTACACCGAAGCCAGTTTAATTAAAGCGTTGGAAGAGCGCGGCATTGGCCGACCAACTACCTACGCTCCGACAATTAGCACCATCCAAGACCGAAAATACGTCGAAAAGCGCGATGTTATAGGTGAGGAGACCGAAATATCAGTACTAAAGCTTGCTGATAAAACTGTATCGCTTGAAACGGCTAAAAAAGAAGTTGGCGGTGACAAAAACAAGCTTGTGCCGACAACAATAGCAACTATTGTTACTGACTTTTTAACCAAGCACATCGACGATGTGGTGGACTATGACTTTACCGCCAAACTCGAAGCAGAATTCGACGAAATAGCCGAAGGTAAAGCCCAGTGGAAGTCTGTACTGAAAAACTTCTACAAAGGGTTTCATGATGACGTCGAAAAAGCTGCCGATGTCAGCCGTAAAGAAGCCTCACAGGCGCGGACGCTCGGCACCGACCCTAAGAGCGGTAAGCCAGTTATTGCTCGATTAGGCCGATATGGTCCGATGGTACAAATTGGTGAAGCTGAAGACGAAGAAAAACCAAAGTTTGCACCGCTACCAGATGGTGCAAATCTTGAAACTGTCACGCTCGAGCAAGCCTTAAAGGGCTTTGACCTACCAAGAACTGTTGGAAAAACAGCCGATGGCGAAGAAATTATTGCAAACAAAGGTCGGTTTGGCCCGTATGTTAAGTACGGCTCTACCTACGTAAATATTAAAGACTATGACCCGTTCACAATCGACGAGACAACCGCAAATGAATTAATTGCAGCTCATAAAGAAAAGCTCGCTAAACAGCTTATAAAAGACTTTAAAAACGGCATACAAATTAAAGATGGTCGTTTTGGTCCGTACATTACCGACGGCAAAACAAATGCAAAGGTACCTAAAGACGTTGAGCCATCGGACATTGATTTAGAAAAAGCCAAAGAACTACTAGAAGCTCGCAAAAAGGCTGGTCCAAAAAAGAAGGCAAAAAACACTAAAAAGAAAAAGACTAAGTAA
- a CDS encoding aminoacyl-tRNA hydrolase: protein MKIIIGLGNVGRQYVNTRHNVGFKVIDALAFEMKAQYKDKFKLFCVMAKGELDGAEVVIAKPTTMMNESGKAARALMDFFKVAPEDLIVVHDELDIQFGDVKVKHGGRDGSHNGLASVTQHIGPEYRRVRVGIDQKQREIPVPADFVLANFNENEKQNLQKIIQESVSHIKELL, encoded by the coding sequence ATGAAAATAATTATTGGCCTCGGCAACGTTGGCAGACAATATGTAAACACGCGCCACAATGTTGGCTTCAAGGTCATCGACGCTTTAGCTTTTGAAATGAAAGCCCAATACAAAGACAAGTTTAAATTGTTTTGCGTCATGGCCAAGGGCGAACTTGATGGGGCAGAAGTTGTTATAGCCAAACCTACAACCATGATGAACGAGTCGGGCAAAGCCGCCCGAGCATTGATGGATTTCTTTAAAGTGGCGCCTGAAGACCTAATAGTTGTGCACGACGAGCTAGATATACAGTTTGGCGACGTAAAAGTTAAACATGGCGGCCGTGACGGTTCTCACAACGGGCTTGCCAGTGTTACTCAACATATTGGTCCAGAATATAGGCGTGTCCGCGTCGGCATAGACCAAAAACAGCGAGAAATACCAGTGCCAGCAGACTTTGTGCTAGCGAATTTTAATGAAAACGAAAAGCAAAATTTGCAAAAAATCATTCAAGAATCTGTAAGTCATATAAAAGAACTATTATAA
- the dprA gene encoding DNA-protecting protein DprA, translating into MSTITSISANSESFPSSLKHIPQPVSKLYVHGNLKSKMPLVAVVGSRKATNYGKQATELITKELVRHGVGIVSGLAFGIDSWAHKIALESNGYTVAVLGGGVDIISPPAHRQLAITIVTSGGALVSEYSNGTPHLGHQFLERNRIISGLSRAVVVVEAAQRSGSLNTARHALEQGKEVFAVPGSITAPLSYGTNQLIKAGAHPVTKAIDILEVLNLDHSDPTEDIRLPIFTDDTQTVIYQLIKDGVSHDAHELQQRANLETAVFQQALTMLEIEGHIRPLGNNQWAIRR; encoded by the coding sequence ATGAGCACAATAACTTCAATTTCAGCCAACTCAGAAAGCTTTCCGAGCAGCCTCAAACATATTCCACAGCCTGTTAGCAAACTGTATGTACACGGCAATTTAAAATCAAAAATGCCATTAGTTGCTGTTGTTGGTAGCAGGAAGGCTACAAATTACGGTAAACAAGCAACAGAACTTATTACGAAAGAACTTGTGCGTCACGGTGTAGGCATTGTTAGTGGTCTTGCCTTTGGCATAGACTCATGGGCGCACAAAATCGCCCTAGAAAGCAATGGCTACACCGTAGCGGTGCTTGGTGGCGGTGTGGATATTATTTCACCACCTGCTCATCGCCAGTTAGCAATCACAATAGTCACTTCTGGAGGCGCTTTAGTAAGCGAATATAGCAATGGCACACCACATTTAGGTCATCAGTTTCTAGAACGAAACCGTATTATTTCTGGATTAAGCCGAGCTGTGGTCGTTGTGGAAGCCGCCCAACGGAGCGGCTCATTAAACACCGCTCGTCATGCTCTAGAGCAAGGAAAAGAAGTATTTGCTGTGCCCGGGTCGATAACGGCACCACTGAGCTACGGAACAAATCAGCTCATTAAGGCTGGCGCACATCCAGTTACAAAAGCGATAGATATTCTGGAGGTTTTAAACCTTGACCATAGCGATCCGACCGAAGACATTCGCTTGCCAATTTTCACAGATGACACGCAAACGGTCATATACCAGTTAATTAAAGACGGGGTGAGCCACGACGCGCATGAACTACAGCAACGGGCTAACCTAGAAACCGCTGTCTTTCAGCAAGCACTTACCATGCTAGAAATCGAAGGTCATATTCGACCGCTCGGTAACAATCAGTGGGCTATTCGGCGCTAG
- a CDS encoding alpha/beta hydrolase has product MEDREVITEIIGDNNSNHAIFYIHGFGENRYDGGDLLRDVAKSLPAFKNVLFDLNVEGAQGLTLNTLATQAERIQAVFEEHKTNKYSVIAHSMGCLLAAENQQLLQGAKKIIFLAPAAEDLHQTLQDAFKSRVPEFDVSSEMKIPRSNGTITTIPAEFWRELKNKTPKKTILGVSDSPQMHVIAAKNDEVLADNIFLSSETTNLQILDDNHNFSLKRDELCSAIQGIMSS; this is encoded by the coding sequence ATGGAAGATAGGGAAGTGATAACCGAAATTATTGGAGACAATAACTCTAATCACGCAATTTTTTATATTCATGGTTTTGGTGAGAATCGTTACGATGGCGGCGATTTATTAAGAGATGTTGCTAAGTCGCTACCTGCATTTAAGAATGTTTTATTTGACCTGAATGTAGAAGGAGCGCAAGGCTTAACGCTAAACACACTTGCTACTCAAGCCGAGCGCATACAAGCAGTGTTTGAAGAGCACAAAACTAATAAATATTCAGTCATCGCGCACTCTATGGGATGTTTACTGGCGGCAGAGAATCAGCAATTATTGCAGGGTGCTAAAAAGATAATATTCCTCGCCCCAGCAGCAGAGGACTTGCATCAAACCCTACAAGATGCCTTTAAGAGCCGGGTTCCGGAATTTGACGTTAGCAGCGAAATGAAAATCCCACGCAGTAATGGCACTATTACTACTATTCCTGCCGAATTTTGGAGAGAGCTCAAAAACAAAACTCCTAAGAAAACAATTCTGGGGGTTAGTGATAGCCCTCAGATGCATGTCATTGCCGCAAAGAATGATGAGGTATTGGCAGACAATATATTCCTGAGTTCAGAGACTACAAATTTGCAAATACTCGACGATAACCATAACTTTTCACTAAAACGAGATGAACTGTGCTCGGCAATCCAAGGTATTATGAGCTCATGA